CACTTTGGCCGGGCCACCGCCTCGGTGGTCGTGGACCCCAATGACCCCGATCACTGGTTCTTCACGGATTGGTATTCCGTTCACCAGACATGGGATGCCGGAGCAAACTGGACACTGACCATCGACGGCATCGAGAACACCGTCATACATGATGTTGCCGGCGTGCCGAGTGATCCGGCAACCGTGCACATGGGGATGGCCGATAACGGTTATTACCAGTCAATCAATGGCGCAGATTCATTCCCCACCCGCGCGGGATCCACCAGCAATTGCAAAGCGGTTGCCGTCGCTCCGTCCGACCCGAATACCGTCTACATTCTGGGTAACCACAATTGGTATGTCGGCTGGTATTCGAATACAGTTTATGCCAGCACGAACGGCGGGCTCAGCTTATACCGTCAGGATATGACGAATGTCCCGAAAGATCCGGATACAGTCGGAAGTGCGATCAATCAATGGCTCGTCAATTCGATCGCAGTGGATTCGAGCGATTCAGAAAAAATCTACATCACCGTAAGCGGTGCCGTCGCGCAGGATGAAGGTGGCGTCTGGGCCAGCACGGACGCCGGTGACACCTGGACCTGGGACAGCGCCGGACTCCCCTCGGCATCGAGCTTCTTCCAATCCTCGATCTGGGATACGGGACATCAACTCGCCCGTAATTTCAACGGCTCCATGGTCGCCGCCACCAGCGGTTCGATCTACTATCGGGACAGTGATAATGACAACTGGGCGAAGGCCTCCATCACCAGAAATGGCGGGAGTTTCAACCAGGTTTATGCCTCCGCGACCGAAAGCGGCGTCTACTATCTGGGCGAATCCTACTACGGCGTGCATCGAAGCGACGACAACGGCGCGACCTGGACCCGCGTTCTGGATCAGGGCGTGCAGTCGCTGGCCGTCGACCCGAATCAGGACCGGATCGCGGCCGCGCTCGACGAAGCCGGGGGCATCCTGCTCAGCGACGACGGAGGCAGCACCTGGACAGCCGTCGATAACAACATCCCGCAGCGTTATCGCCTGAAGATGGCATTTGCCGGAGACCGCCTGGTCGTCGGCACGCCTGGAAACGGCACCTTCTATCTCCCGCTGACGATCGAAAGTCTCGAAATCAGACATCCGGCCAATGATGATGGCGTCTATACCACCGGTCAAATTGCCATCCTCGAAGCCGACTACTATGAACTCTTCGACGTGCCGGCGAGTCTCCAATGGTCGGTTCTCGATAATCCCAGCGGCATCCAAATCGACGATCCCACCGCACAAAGAACATCGGTTCGCTTCACAGAGGAAGGTCGCTACAGCATCCTGTTGACGGCGACCTCGACGGACGGGCTAATCACCACGCGCGTGGTCAACTTGACTGTGCTGGATACACAACCGACCGGCAACTACGCTGAGTTTGGCGGCGAGATCAGCATCGAAGCTGAAAACTTCAGCGACTCGGCAGATGGCTCCGGCGATTTCAGCGGCCACTATTGGACCTTCAGTGACCAGCAGGCCGGTTACACCGGAACCGGGGCCATGACCAGCGATGTCAACATCGGTAACAATTCCGGCGATACGACAGACGGCCCACGGCTCGATTACGATGTCTATTTCAGCACGCCGGGCACTTACTACGTCTGGGCCCGGCTCTATGGTGACTCCAACGTGGATGACTCCGTGCACTTCGGTCTAGATGGCAGTCCGGTCACATATGGCCGGTATGGCGTCGGCAGCGTCGTTGACGGCGCCTGGTCCTGGAGCAGCAAAGTGTGGACAAGCTTGTCCGCCATCACCATCCCGAGCGCAGGCACCTATACGATCAACGTATGGATGCGCGAAGACGGCGTCTGGTTCGACAAGCTCTACCTCACACAAAGCACGACGACTCCCACAGGGGAAGGCACGGCTGCCTACGATGCGCTGGCCAACACACCACCGGAACCAAGCATCGATATTCCCGGGTATGCCGAGTTCGGTGGCAGCGTAGCCATCGAAGCGGAGAACTACACCGTCTCGGCAGCCGGTTCCGGCGATTTTTCCGGCAGCTACTGGACCTTCAGTGACCAGCAGGCCGGTTACACCGGAACCGGAGCCATGACCAGCGATGCGAATACCGGACGAAATACCGGGGATACGATCGTCGGCCCACGGCTCGATTACGATGTCTACTTCAGCACGCCGGGCACTTACTACGTCTGGGCCCGCCTCTATGGTGACTCCAACGTGGATGATTCCGTGCACTTCGGTCTAGACGGCAGTCCGGTCACATATGGCCGGTATGGCGTCGGTAGCGTCGTTGACGGCGCCTGGTCCTGGAGTAGCAAAGTGTGGACAAGCTTGTCCGCCATCACCATTCCAAGCGCAGGCACCTATACGATCAACGTATGGATGCGCGAAGACGGCGTCTGGTTCGACAAGCTCTACCTCACACAAAGCACGACGACTCCCACAGGGGAAGGCGCGCCTGACCTGGGAATCGAATACGACTCCGGCACCGCAACCGCCGATGTGCAGGTGAGCGCCGCAGTCGCCTTGAATGGTTCTGCGACCGATGACGGGATTCCCGGAACTCAAAGCCTCACTTACACATGGGAAGTGGTCAGCGGTCCCGGCTCCGTGGTGTTCACCAATGCGGAAACGGCCAACGCATCGGTCGAACTCGACACCGCAGGAAGCTATGTCATCCGTCTGTGTGTCAGTGATGGCGAGTTGGAAAGCGCTAAGGAAGTCACGCTAGAGGCAAGCAACTGATAGACTCGCATGATCAATGGAACCGGTGCACCATCCGAAGGCATATTTATCTGATCCTTCGGAATGGTGCACCACCCCATGAGTGACAGTAACACCGGAACTGTCATTTCATCATCAAGTTGAGGTCGACTATACTGGGCAAACCGCAATTGTTAGCAGGGTTTCAAAGACGCCGGATCTCCTGCAAGTCCCCCATTCGAGACGATCACATGCGACGCATTCTGCTCATTCCATTCCTATCATTTTCGACCATCTGGATATTGTCCGCTTGCCATCAGCGTAAGCCGTCCACGAACGCACCCGAATCCAGCGAAGCACCCGCAAAGGAAGCAGTCACGGGCGAACCGGTTCAGGCAAAACCGCCTACAGGCGAACCCATACAGCCCATGCCCGACGCCGTGGTGGAGTCGGTCTTCAATCCAAAGGAGAACCTGGCACACTACGGCCACTGGCGCTCCAGCAAGATCGGCGGAGGCGGCTATTTGCTCAATATCCTGACCAACGAGGTCAACCCGGACATCCTTTATACCCATAGCGATGTCGGTGGCATTTTCCGCTCTGACGACGAGGGCCGCAATTGGCGTATGGTGCACATCAACTACCATCCGCAAAGCCTGGACTGTGTTCGCGACCTTCTGGTCAATCCGCAAAATCCGGATGAACTGATTGCTGCAGTCGGCGATCAATGGACCCCGCAGCAGGGCCTATTTAAAAGCACTGATGGCGGTGAAAGCTGGAAGAAGGTTCTCGACACACAAGTCTTCGGCAATGGCTCCAATCGTAGCACGGGCCGCATTCTGCAGCGCTCGCCGAAGGCCCCGGAAACGCTCTATGCGGCACCTGGTTGGGACGGTGCATTCGTGAGCCACGACAATGGCGAAAGCTGGGAATCACTGGGATTGGAGCAATGCTACGTCAATGATCTGGATATTGACCGGCACAATCCAAACCGGCTTTTTGTCTGTGCGGAATCCCGCAAGATGTCGAATAAGACGACATGGAATGGATCGAGGAATTATCGTGACCTGGCAGGTGGGTTCTATCGATCTGAAGACGGAGGCCGCACATGGGCCCGGTTGAGCGAAATAGCCCCCATTGAAATCGTGCAAGATCCGGTCAATGCAGAACGTTGGTATGGTCTTTTCGATAGCCGAACCGTCGCTTACACCGAGGACCACGGGGACAGCTGGCAGGAAGCCAACGAAGGCCTCGAAATATCGGAGAGCAAGCCATCTCCCACTTCAGACAAAAGTTATAAAGCCATCGGCGCAGGCCCTGACTTCCTCTTGCTGGCCAATGGTAAAGGGTCCTTCTTCATCAAACAGCCAACCGATAGCCCTTGGAGAAAGATTGAATCCGGCGAACGCTTCCAGGGCGAATGGTATGGCCGCTCAAAGCCGAATACCTGGGATAAGTTCGGACGCGCCACTGCCTGTATCGTGGTCGACCCGCTTAATCCCAAGCACTGGTTTTTCGGCGATTATTACACGATTTACCAAACTTGGAATTCCGGCAAGAACTGGACACTGACCATCGATGGGATTGAAAACACTGTCATCCACGCGGTTCATCAAATGCCGAACAATCCAAATATTGTTCACATGGGCATGGCCGACAATGGCTACTTCCGATCCACCGACGGAGCGGCATCGTTCCAAAAAGGCGGCGGTTCTGCCGACAACTATAAAGCGATCGCGGTCGCTCCATCGAACCCGGATGTCGTTTATATCCTCGGACCGAAATATCATGGATGGTATGCCGACACGCTTTTCGTCAGCCAAGACGGGGGTGTCCATTTTGAGCGCTCACCCATGAAAAACATCCCGCAGGCAAAAGACCAGTGGCGCGTCAATTCATTGGCGGTCGACGTGAAAAATCCCGATAAAGTCTACATCGGCGTCAGTGGCCCGATCGCCCCGGGCCAGGGCGGGGTCTGGATGAGCTCGGATGGCGGTCAATCCTGGACATGGGACAGCGAAGGCCTGCCCGAAGGAAATAGCTTTTTCCAAAGTTCCATCTGGGACAACGGTTATCAACTGGCACGCAACCCGAATGGTTCCATGGTCGCAATGAAGCATCATATGCTCTACTATCGCAGCAGCGACCGACAACCATGGCAGAAATCCTCCATCCAGCTGAGGAACTCCCAAAGCAAGTTCACACAACTCCTGACCTCGCCCGATGAATCCGGAGTTTACTATCTCTCCGAACAATACGGCGGCCTGCACCGCAGCGAGGATAACGGCCGGAGCTGGAGCAAAATCCTGGACCAAGGCGTGCATGCGTTCACCATCGACCAAAGCAATAGCCGTTTCATCGCAGTCGCCCTCGACGACGCGGGCGGCATCCTGATAACCGGCAATGCCGGTTACAACTGGCATCCAGTCGACGATCACCTGCCCCAGCGGCATCGCCTAAAAATGGCCTTTGCGGGCAGGCGCCTCGTCGTCGGCACCCCAGGCAACGGAGTATTTTACCTGCCGCTAGAGAGCATTCAAGCAAAGGAATGACCCCTGTTTCCGGCTTTTAAGGCGCAAGGATCCAGAGACACGCGTCTCCATTCCGAGAGCATATTCCGTAGCGCTGGCATGTGACTGTAACATCTCCACCGGTATTTCAAGCGCAGGCGAAGTTTCAATACAATAGGTAGATACCATCTACAGGACACCCCCGACGATCCATTCGCGGTACCGGACGAGCATCCGGCTTAAATAGAATTCAACTCCGCCCTTTCATTTAGCCATGACACCCAAAAGTATCCATCCTTCGACTCCCCGGAGAAATGCCGGCTTTGCGCTCGTTGTTGCCCTCAGCCTGATGGCGTTCATCCTACTGCTGTTGTTAAGCCTCACAACCTTCGTATCCGTGGAAAGCAGTAGCGCCGCAAACTTCCGCGCTTCGCTGGAAGCGAAACAGAACGCCGAGCTCAGCCTCATGGTGGCGGTCGGCGAGTTACAAAAACATGCGGGTCTCGATCAAAGAGTGACCGCTCGTTCCGACCTCTCATTTCCTGCTGCACAGAATGGATACTGGACCGGAATCTGGGACTCGACAGACACCACCCTTGCTCCAGCTTGGATCGTCAGCGGGAACGAAGGTCTTGAGACGAACGACCCGAATTACCTGAATCCAGCCAGCAATGTCCCGGACCCCAGCGACCAGAACGACAGCATCTGGTTGGTGAAAAACAGTGTCGCGACACCAACCGATCAGGTCAAAGTCAACAGCAACGAGATCACCGGCAACACCGGCAACACCACCGGTCGCTATGCGTTCTGGGCCGGCGACGAAGGGATCAAGGCAAAGTTCAACATCGTCTCCGAAGACAACACCGAGAGCAACAGTCGCACCGCATCTCCGACGACGCTGGCCTACCAATTCGGGATCAACCAGATCGACAACCTTTTCCAGAGCGAGGATTTGGAAGACAACGTAAAGACCGGCGCTGCGGCCTCAATGAGTGAACTCGCGCTTCTCACCAGTGACAACGCAATCTCCAAAAACTATTTCCATGACCTGACGGCAGTCAGCCAGGGCCTGCTCACCGATACGAAAAACGGCGGCTTCAAGAAGGATCTTACCTACGCCTTTGAAAACAGTTCGGTCTATAATCTCGAGTTCGGAGCCTCGACCGACAACGAGGATCGCTTTTTCATGCCGGACCTGATCGAGCCAACAACGGGCCACACAGGCCCGAACTGGGATATCCTCAGGGCCTATTACAATTTATACAACGACATCGATGCGAACGGCAGCATCGAGCTGCAAGCAGCGAACCCGGGCTTGAGCACCGCCTTACGGACCGACTACGTGCCGTATAAGCACGGATTGATTAATGACTTCTGGTATTACGATTATACCGACACTTACCAGCGGAACAGTCCGGTCACGCCGGTTGTTTCACGCCTGCAATTGGATTTTGGGATCAAAACCTCTCTGTATGGCGGCGCCGGACAGTATAAAATCGAACTGGAAGTGCGCCCGATTTTCGGGATCTACAATCCATACAACGTGGCCATCCAAAATGCCGCCTATCAGGTTAATCTCGAACTCAACCCTTCCTTCGAGTTGGTGGTCGACGGGGTGAGCTATACTTTCAATTTCGACGACCAGAATGTCCTGACCTATGGGAGTAACTACATGGTCTTTTATGTTGAAACACCGAGCAGCCAATTGATCGATTTCCAACCCGGCGAGACGCGCTTGTTCTCTCCGCTGAACCGAAAGCTCCTCAAGAACACCAGCAACGGCGTCAACGAGTTCTACATCCTCCGCAACACCTATACTGTGGGCGGCTCGCTGTATTTCACTGTCCGGGACAGTGGCGGCAATATCATTTACGCAAATCCGGACAGTGTCATCCAAGTGAAGCAAATCGACGTGGGTGAAGACACATTTGTATGGTTGCGCGGCGGCCCTAGCCGGTCCGATCTAAAGAGCCTCCAGCGGATCAAGAAGCTCTGGCAAGACTCGAACATCGGGCCCAAATTAATTGACTCCAGCAACCCGCCCGCACCCGCGACCGCCGCTTCTCTCGAAACCGGCGACGAACTGGCGAGCTGGGCGTTTCAAATGCAAACCTCACAGAGCAGTTACGGCCTGCGCAATGGCATCGATAACAACCTCCGAACGCTTCAAGGCTCACCCGACTGGGACGGTTTCATCAACGGGAACGGCAACACCATGTTGAGCGGTTTTTCCTTTGAAGGCGACCGGGGCTTGCTGGCCTCCCCGCTGGAGCCCGAAACATATGACAACGTCCGCTATTCCGGTCTTTGGGGCAACAGCATCACTGCAGAAGGTCAAGGCCACGTCGTCCTATTCGATGTGCCGCGGGAACCTTTGCTTTCCATCGGCGCCTTGCAGCACGCCAACCTTTCACGCTATAATAACGACCCCAGCTTGATCATCGGAAACTCCTACGCCAACCCGCGCATCCCTGCCGACGCCACCGAGAATATTGGCTACGGCGGCATCCCCGAACTCGACGTCTACGACTGGCCTTATCTGGTCAACGAACAAGTCTGGGACAGCTATTTCTTTTCCTCGATCGACCCGAACCTCAATGATACTGAGATCGAAAACCTGATCGACGATCAGGAGTATCGGAACAAGCGCTACCAGTTTACCCGCAGCACCCGGGAATTGATCGACGACGCGGTTTTCAGTAACGCGAAAGATAATATCGACGACTACCACGCACTGGCTTCCTACATGGCCGTGAATGGACCGTTTAACGTGAACTCCACTTCGGTCAACGCATGGATCTCCGTGCTCAGCTCGATGAATAATTTGAGCCTGCCCGTTTACGACCCGTCAACGAATGTTGCCACCAGCACAACCGGCAACCTCTTCTTCACACGACTCAGCAAGCCATACGGAAGCGCCTACAAGACGGATGACAACTCCGGTGCCGTCAACTTCTGGCGCGGTTTCCAGGAATTATCCGCGAACCAGATTGCCGACTTGGCGCAGGAAATAGTCGATCTCATCAAGGCCCGTGGACAACCTTTCGGCACCATGGCGGAATTTGTAAACCGCAGCTTGAATGACATTCCGGAAACCAATGATGACGAGCGCCTCAGCGGTATTCTCCAAGAGGCCATCGACAATACGTCGACCCAGATCAACAGTAAGATCGATTCATTGCTGACATTGAACAGCAGTGATACCGAGGGGCCAACCCCCTTCCCGACCCATGTCTCCGGCTCTCAAGCCGCCAGCGCGCCCGGGCACTTGCTGCAGGGTGACATCCTGCAAGCACTAGCTCCGATCTTAACAACTCGCTCCGATACATTTATCGTTCGCGCCTATGGTGACGCACGCAACCCCCTGACCGATGCAATTGAATCGAAAGCCTATTGTGAAGCGGTCGTGCAACGACTACCGGAACCCGTTGAAGGCGACGTCAACTCCAGTGTGGATCGCAATAATCCAAGCGGTAATTTCGGCCGCCAATTTAGAATCATCAAACTTCGCTGGCTGAGCCCGGAGGAGGTCTAATCACCAATTACTGAAAATGAGACTGATCGATCAAACCGCCCGCACACTTTGCATGCTCGCTTTGCTTGCGAGTCCGCTACTCACCGCTCAGACCACTCCCGAAGAAAATGTCAGCGTCGATTTCACGACACTGAACTGGGACACAAAGGTCATTCAGGACATTCAGTTCGAAACCGACAACAAGGTCGAATCCATCAGTATCTATAACCGAGGCCTATCGATTCCCAAGCATTACCACGGCCCGGCTACCCTTACCTTCTTCCGGGAGCAGACCAAGCCGGATACCGGCGAAACGGTCCGCGTGCCGGTCGCCCAAACCAAGCTGACTTCCGATACCAGAGAAGTGCTGCTCGTCTTTCAACCGGCCAATGACCAGTCGAGGGAGTATTACCACATCTATCCGGTCAAAAGAGATCGTGAAATTTTCCCGCGCGGCAGTTATCAAGTCTTTAATTTCAGTGACTACACGATCTCCGGTAAAATCGAAGACAACATGTTCAAGCTGGAGAAACAGAGCAGTACGATCATCAAACTGCCGCTGCAGAAGACGACCACGATCGAGGTAAAGTTTGCCCGCACCTCCGGCGAAGCGTGGAAAATGGCCTATAGTTCACTCTGGGGACATAAGGCTGGAGACCGGGTGAACATCTTCATCTTCAATAGCGGGAATCCGGTCAGTCCGATCGAAATCCGCCGCTATAAGGAATTCCTGCCGGCACCGGATACGAATAAGACTTCTTCGATTTAATTCCGGCAGGATGGCGGTGACGGTGGCCGCAACAATTCAAACCGGCACGACGCACATGGCGGCTCAAGCCGCCACTACGGCTGACGCGAATGGCACTACTTTAAGCTTCTTATCGTAGTGGCGACTTCAGTCGCCATCGAGCCGAGGTGGCTTAGGATGCTGAATATGGCAGCTAAAGCAGCCACTACGAGCGACGCTTTGTTGCAATAGGAACCCTTCTATTTGTCCTTAAAGTAGTGCCATTCACGGCTGACGCAGCTGTTACTAGAGCTGATATGACTACTTCAGCAAACCGGGGAGTTGCATGCTCAACGGCGCCCAATAGGTGATGAGCAGCAACATCGCAAGCATGACCAGATAAAACGGCAGCATTGCCTTTGAAACCCGGACGATATCACTACCACCGACTCCCGCCCCAACAAACAAGCAGGTGCCTACCGGCGGAGTAAGCAAGCCGATACAAAGGTTGGCAATCATGATAATGCCGAAGTGGACCGGATCAATCCCCAGAGATGTGGCAATCGGAAGGAAAATAGGAGTAAAGATCAGCACGGCCGGGGTCATGTCCATAAAGACTCCAACCGCCAGCAGTGTCATGTTAATGATCAACAGAATAACAAATGGATTTTCGGATAAATTGAGCAAAGCCGCACTCACCTGTTGCGGCACTTGCTCCTGGGTCAGCAAGCGGCTCATGGCATAACTGCTGGCAACGAGGAAAAGCACCACCGCCGTCGTCCGTGCCGCCCTGAGCGTGATGCCAATCAGCTCGTTCGGGTTGATTTCACGGTAGAAAACGACGCCCAGCAGGAAGGCCCAAAGCACTGCGATGGCAGAAGCTTCAGTCGCGGTAAAGATGCCCCCCAGAATGCCCCCCAGCACGATAAAGATGAGCAATAGGCTGGGAAAGGCCCCCAAGAGTGCCCGGCCGAAAGGAGGCAAGTCCGGCGCGTCCGCTCCAGCTTGCTTTCCGTAGCCACGGACAAAACAGATCAGAACAGCGGCTATCATGATGCCCAGGCCGATCACCACTCCTGGCAGGATTCCCCCGAGGAAGAGCGCGGCCACTGAGACATTTCCCGCGACCAGGGCATAAACGATCATGATATTGCTGGGAGGAATCAGCATGCCTGTCGTCGCAGCGGAGGCAGTGACCGCAATATTAAAATCCCGCTCGTAGCCTTTTCGGTTCATCTCCGGGATCAGCGTGCCGCCGATACTGGAAACAGCGGCCACGGCGGATCCGCTGATGGCACCAAAAAGCATACAGGTCAGCGTGTTGACGAGTGCGAGCCCACCGGGCAATCGCCCCACAATCACCGTCGCCAAATCAATCAAGCGTCGTGCCAATCCCCCACGCCCCATCAGCTCGCCCGCGAGGATAAAGAATGGAATGGCCAACAAGGCAAAACTGTCGATCCCGTTGGCGAGGTCGCTGGCAATCGAGAGTGAAACCTTATCATAATCGAGTGCGAGCGCAGTGACAACAGTCGCCAAGCCAAGAACAAAGGCAATCGGCACTCGCAGGCACAACAGCGCCACAAAGCACACGAGCATAATCGCCAGCTCCTGACTCATGATCCGCCCTCCTCTCCATATTCAATCACATCATTCACGAGGATCGCCCAGATGGATTCGATGGAGAACATACTGATCAACATTCCGCTCACCGGGAGCGCCAGGTAGAACCAGGCCTTGGCAATGTCGAGTGCCGGTAGCATTTGGCCCGACGCGAAGCGCTGGCTGACGAGTTGCCAACCGCCTCCAAGCATGATCACCGAAGCGAAGAGCAACACGGCCACTGAGACCAATAAGCGGTTGATGCGTTGCACCTCCTCCGGCCAGTTGCGAACGATGACATCCAAGCCAAGGTGGCGTCCTTCACGG
The DNA window shown above is from Coraliomargarita parva and carries:
- a CDS encoding PKD domain-containing protein; this encodes MLRKIIIPLLASLVITSYSSANDPLRPDANGVVEAIFNPDLNYAAYGRWLSSKMGGGGYMLNVVMNDYDPDILYAHSDVGGIFRSDDNGRNWYMVHNTVSPQSLDCVRDLLVDPNDPDKLIAAVGTRWAPKQGIYVSDDGGQSWTKTLDCQVFGNGSNRSAGRILQRSPIDDDTIYVAPGIEGIFMSTDGGSTWQRRDVNLDMGMHYVTDLKIDRTNANRIFLCAETRTMSSISSWTSSRTYYSLTGGLFRSDDGGQTWTTLDSSAPLEMLQSPVDAARWYAIRDCRRIEYSDDYGATWTDDSTGLSLTSDPSPPPQWDTSYKSLAAGPDFLVVGSGSGTFYIKQPLSSDWAPITNVGRYQGDWYAKTVEGEWDHFGRATASVVVDPNDPDHWFFTDWYSVHQTWDAGANWTLTIDGIENTVIHDVAGVPSDPATVHMGMADNGYYQSINGADSFPTRAGSTSNCKAVAVAPSDPNTVYILGNHNWYVGWYSNTVYASTNGGLSLYRQDMTNVPKDPDTVGSAINQWLVNSIAVDSSDSEKIYITVSGAVAQDEGGVWASTDAGDTWTWDSAGLPSASSFFQSSIWDTGHQLARNFNGSMVAATSGSIYYRDSDNDNWAKASITRNGGSFNQVYASATESGVYYLGESYYGVHRSDDNGATWTRVLDQGVQSLAVDPNQDRIAAALDEAGGILLSDDGGSTWTAVDNNIPQRYRLKMAFAGDRLVVGTPGNGTFYLPLTIESLEIRHPANDDGVYTTGQIAILEADYYELFDVPASLQWSVLDNPSGIQIDDPTAQRTSVRFTEEGRYSILLTATSTDGLITTRVVNLTVLDTQPTGNYAEFGGEISIEAENFSDSADGSGDFSGHYWTFSDQQAGYTGTGAMTSDVNIGNNSGDTTDGPRLDYDVYFSTPGTYYVWARLYGDSNVDDSVHFGLDGSPVTYGRYGVGSVVDGAWSWSSKVWTSLSAITIPSAGTYTINVWMREDGVWFDKLYLTQSTTTPTGEGTAAYDALANTPPEPSIDIPGYAEFGGSVAIEAENYTVSAAGSGDFSGSYWTFSDQQAGYTGTGAMTSDANTGRNTGDTIVGPRLDYDVYFSTPGTYYVWARLYGDSNVDDSVHFGLDGSPVTYGRYGVGSVVDGAWSWSSKVWTSLSAITIPSAGTYTINVWMREDGVWFDKLYLTQSTTTPTGEGAPDLGIEYDSGTATADVQVSAAVALNGSATDDGIPGTQSLTYTWEVVSGPGSVVFTNAETANASVELDTAGSYVIRLCVSDGELESAKEVTLEASN
- a CDS encoding WD40/YVTN/BNR-like repeat-containing protein encodes the protein MRRILLIPFLSFSTIWILSACHQRKPSTNAPESSEAPAKEAVTGEPVQAKPPTGEPIQPMPDAVVESVFNPKENLAHYGHWRSSKIGGGGYLLNILTNEVNPDILYTHSDVGGIFRSDDEGRNWRMVHINYHPQSLDCVRDLLVNPQNPDELIAAVGDQWTPQQGLFKSTDGGESWKKVLDTQVFGNGSNRSTGRILQRSPKAPETLYAAPGWDGAFVSHDNGESWESLGLEQCYVNDLDIDRHNPNRLFVCAESRKMSNKTTWNGSRNYRDLAGGFYRSEDGGRTWARLSEIAPIEIVQDPVNAERWYGLFDSRTVAYTEDHGDSWQEANEGLEISESKPSPTSDKSYKAIGAGPDFLLLANGKGSFFIKQPTDSPWRKIESGERFQGEWYGRSKPNTWDKFGRATACIVVDPLNPKHWFFGDYYTIYQTWNSGKNWTLTIDGIENTVIHAVHQMPNNPNIVHMGMADNGYFRSTDGAASFQKGGGSADNYKAIAVAPSNPDVVYILGPKYHGWYADTLFVSQDGGVHFERSPMKNIPQAKDQWRVNSLAVDVKNPDKVYIGVSGPIAPGQGGVWMSSDGGQSWTWDSEGLPEGNSFFQSSIWDNGYQLARNPNGSMVAMKHHMLYYRSSDRQPWQKSSIQLRNSQSKFTQLLTSPDESGVYYLSEQYGGLHRSEDNGRSWSKILDQGVHAFTIDQSNSRFIAVALDDAGGILITGNAGYNWHPVDDHLPQRHRLKMAFAGRRLVVGTPGNGVFYLPLESIQAKE
- a CDS encoding TRAP transporter large permease; amino-acid sequence: MSQELAIMLVCFVALLCLRVPIAFVLGLATVVTALALDYDKVSLSIASDLANGIDSFALLAIPFFILAGELMGRGGLARRLIDLATVIVGRLPGGLALVNTLTCMLFGAISGSAVAAVSSIGGTLIPEMNRKGYERDFNIAVTASAATTGMLIPPSNIMIVYALVAGNVSVAALFLGGILPGVVIGLGIMIAAVLICFVRGYGKQAGADAPDLPPFGRALLGAFPSLLLIFIVLGGILGGIFTATEASAIAVLWAFLLGVVFYREINPNELIGITLRAARTTAVVLFLVASSYAMSRLLTQEQVPQQVSAALLNLSENPFVILLIINMTLLAVGVFMDMTPAVLIFTPIFLPIATSLGIDPVHFGIIMIANLCIGLLTPPVGTCLFVGAGVGGSDIVRVSKAMLPFYLVMLAMLLLITYWAPLSMQLPGLLK
- a CDS encoding TRAP transporter small permease — its product is MAFLQVLLVVVFSILVVDVIWGVASRYLLGSQASWSEELARLLMVWLALLGAALACREGRHLGLDVIVRNWPEEVQRINRLLVSVAVLLFASVIMLGGGWQLVSQRFASGQMLPALDIAKAWFYLALPVSGMLISMFSIESIWAILVNDVIEYGEEGGS